The Halomonas sp. KG2 genome contains a region encoding:
- the ccoS gene encoding cbb3-type cytochrome oxidase assembly protein CcoS has product MTILYLLIPLSLTLLGLAVWAFFWAVKHDQFDDLEGPAHRILFDDDENDLTPEQRAARKKSGSSSQDNQEPPA; this is encoded by the coding sequence ATGACGATTTTATACTTACTGATTCCACTTTCACTCACTCTTCTGGGCCTCGCGGTGTGGGCGTTTTTCTGGGCCGTGAAGCACGACCAGTTTGACGATTTGGAAGGCCCAGCCCACCGCATTCTATTCGACGATGATGAGAATGACCTGACTCCCGAGCAGCGTGCCGCACGTAAAAAAAGCGGCTCTTCTTCTCAAGATAACCAAGAGCCGCCCGCATGA
- a CDS encoding sulfite exporter TauE/SafE family protein, whose translation MNPTGLDLPPLLAAFVFGLMGGAHCIGMCGGIMSALTFAVPPSMRHPARMGGLLISYNAGRILSYMVAGAIVAALGTLISLSPSARVALQAFAALMLILMALYIANWWKGLLKVEAVGRHLWRYIEPVGRRLMPVVHLPQAFALGTLWGWLPCGLVYSMLAWSLAIADPLDGALLMGAFGLGTLPALLATGLAAQQLSHLIRHPATRSVAALSIISFALWQLWTLIPLTAH comes from the coding sequence ATGAATCCGACGGGACTTGATTTACCGCCCCTGCTAGCCGCGTTTGTATTTGGCTTAATGGGCGGCGCCCACTGTATCGGCATGTGTGGCGGCATTATGAGCGCGCTGACCTTTGCCGTACCGCCTAGCATGCGACACCCTGCCCGCATGGGTGGGCTGCTGATTAGCTATAACGCCGGACGCATTCTCAGCTATATGGTGGCGGGTGCCATTGTTGCTGCACTTGGCACACTTATCTCACTTTCTCCGTCTGCACGTGTTGCATTGCAGGCTTTCGCCGCATTGATGCTCATCTTAATGGCGCTCTATATCGCCAACTGGTGGAAAGGACTGCTGAAAGTAGAAGCGGTGGGAAGGCACCTTTGGCGATATATTGAGCCAGTGGGAAGACGCCTGATGCCTGTCGTCCATCTTCCTCAAGCCTTCGCCCTAGGGACACTGTGGGGCTGGCTGCCCTGTGGGCTGGTTTACTCCATGCTAGCCTGGAGCTTAGCGATTGCAGACCCACTCGATGGCGCGCTTCTAATGGGGGCTTTTGGCCTGGGTACACTCCCTGCTCTGCTGGCAACAGGACTTGCAGCACAGCAGTTAAGCCATTTAATTCGCCACCCTGCCACTCGCAGCGTCGCCGCACTGTCGATTATAAGTTTCGCCCTTTGGCAGCTATGGACGCTTATTCCTCTAACAGCGCATTAG
- the hemN gene encoding oxygen-independent coproporphyrinogen III oxidase, whose amino-acid sequence MPVHATAAFSPTNTDVSGANAWNETLLRRYDKSGPRYTSYPTALAFHEQFSADDFTQALARSNESHRPLSLYVHVPFCRKICFYCACNKIATKNTALAEPYLSRLDREMVLTARHLDTSRPVQQLHWGGGTPTFLTLAQMGDLIDRLDARFGLSSSADRDYAIEIDPREADVFTLRHLQSLGFNRLSLGVQDLNLQVQKAINRVQPRVLTETLMEEAHRLGFRSLNLDLIYGLPFQTEKSFAETLSQVIELNPARLSVFNYAHMPTRFAPQRRINETDLPSADEKLAILHTTIEMLTNAGYVHIGMDHFARPDDSLAIAQRNGTLQRNFQGYSSHAQCDLVGLGVSAISRVDDVYAQNPTQLDQYEAALDQGKLATVKGLRLNKDDLIRRDVIERLMCDMHIDLAAVGKRWHIDANDYFSTAIEQLKTAEQDGLITRHQQVISATPTGRLLIRHLAMAFDARLADQPTQRYSKIV is encoded by the coding sequence ATGCCCGTTCATGCCACTGCTGCCTTCTCACCTACCAACACTGATGTGTCTGGGGCTAATGCCTGGAATGAAACGCTGCTGCGTCGCTATGACAAAAGTGGCCCACGTTACACGTCCTACCCGACAGCTCTAGCGTTTCATGAGCAGTTTAGTGCCGATGACTTTACTCAGGCGCTAGCGCGCAGTAACGAGAGCCACCGCCCGCTATCACTGTATGTACATGTACCCTTTTGTCGAAAAATTTGCTTCTACTGCGCTTGCAATAAAATCGCAACGAAGAATACCGCCCTTGCAGAACCTTACCTTTCTCGGCTAGATCGAGAAATGGTGCTCACTGCCCGCCATTTAGACACTTCACGCCCGGTGCAACAGTTACACTGGGGTGGTGGTACGCCCACATTTCTAACCTTGGCACAGATGGGGGACCTAATTGACCGCCTAGATGCCCGTTTTGGTTTATCTAGCTCAGCCGATCGCGATTACGCTATTGAAATAGATCCTCGTGAAGCAGATGTATTTACGTTGCGCCATCTACAGTCTCTCGGCTTTAATCGACTAAGCCTTGGCGTGCAGGATTTAAATCTGCAGGTACAAAAAGCCATCAACCGAGTACAACCCCGGGTACTCACCGAAACGTTGATGGAAGAAGCACACCGTCTTGGTTTTCGCTCACTCAATCTTGATTTAATTTATGGGCTGCCATTTCAAACCGAAAAAAGCTTTGCTGAGACGCTAAGTCAAGTCATCGAACTCAACCCGGCACGGCTGTCCGTATTTAATTATGCGCACATGCCCACCCGCTTTGCGCCACAACGACGCATTAACGAAACGGACCTCCCCAGCGCTGATGAAAAGCTGGCTATTTTGCATACCACCATAGAAATGCTGACTAACGCAGGCTATGTGCATATTGGCATGGATCACTTTGCACGACCTGACGATAGCCTGGCGATTGCACAGCGCAACGGCACCTTACAACGCAATTTCCAGGGCTACTCTAGCCATGCACAGTGCGATTTAGTTGGCTTAGGCGTATCCGCTATATCACGGGTTGACGACGTTTACGCACAAAACCCGACTCAGCTTGACCAATATGAAGCAGCCTTAGATCAAGGTAAGCTGGCAACCGTCAAAGGATTAAGGTTAAATAAGGACGACCTAATACGAAGAGACGTGATTGAACGGCTAATGTGCGACATGCACATTGATCTAGCGGCAGTTGGAAAGCGTTGGCACATCGATGCTAATGACTATTTCTCCACCGCAATTGAGCAATTGAAGACAGCTGAGCAAGACGGCTTAATCACTCGCCATCAGCAAGTTATTAGCGCCACCCCCACTGGACGGCTGCTGATTCGCCATTTGGCGATGGCCTTTGATGCTCGCCTAGCTGATCAGCCTACTCAGCGCTACTCTAAGATTGTATAA
- the fnr gene encoding fumarate/nitrate reduction transcriptional regulator Fnr encodes MPHPASQRRSLLQEARCQTCSLSSLCLPLALELEDMSQFDAIIRRRAPLKKGEPLFRQGDHFTSVYAVRSGSLKQVTSEGNGNDQLTNFYLPSELVGLDGIDEEHYPGSVIALETTTVCEIPFDRLDLLSEELPELRGQLYRSMSKELRDDRRMMRLLSRKTADQRLASFLVTLSDRFRRRGYSPYSFRLSMSRADIGNYLGLAVETVSRILSRFQQQEVVAVSGREVNILDMRRLITLAEEEEQSASPR; translated from the coding sequence ATGCCACACCCCGCCAGCCAACGACGCTCACTGCTGCAAGAGGCGCGCTGTCAGACCTGTAGCCTAAGCTCGTTGTGTCTACCGCTCGCCTTAGAGCTTGAGGACATGAGCCAGTTTGATGCCATCATTCGCCGCCGCGCACCGCTCAAAAAAGGCGAGCCCCTGTTTCGCCAGGGTGATCACTTCACCAGTGTGTATGCCGTCCGCTCAGGCAGCCTGAAACAGGTGACCAGCGAAGGGAACGGCAATGATCAGCTGACAAATTTCTACCTTCCCAGCGAACTAGTAGGATTAGATGGAATTGACGAAGAGCACTACCCCGGTAGCGTCATTGCACTGGAAACCACAACGGTATGTGAGATCCCATTTGACCGTTTGGACCTGCTTTCCGAAGAACTGCCCGAACTACGTGGCCAGCTTTATCGGAGCATGAGCAAAGAATTGCGAGATGACCGGCGCATGATGCGCTTGCTATCGCGCAAGACGGCCGATCAACGACTAGCCAGCTTTTTAGTCACCCTTTCAGACCGTTTTCGCCGACGTGGATACTCGCCTTATAGCTTCAGACTCTCCATGTCCCGCGCCGACATCGGCAATTACTTAGGCTTGGCGGTAGAAACGGTCAGCCGTATTCTTAGCCGCTTTCAACAGCAAGAGGTGGTGGCTGTTTCAGGGCGCGAGGTTAATATTTTAGATATGCGGCGCCTCATCACGCTAGCTGAAGAGGAAGAACAGTCGGCTAGTCCACGCTAA
- the ttcA gene encoding tRNA 2-thiocytidine(32) synthetase TtcA — protein MPAASSTIGSAYTMLQPDYFDPAAPDTVSVDSPAVNSAQTPSEHHAAKQKREFNKLQKRLRREVGNAIIDYQMIGEGDKVMVCLSGGKDSYTMLEILLNLQRNAPVNFSLVAVNMDQKQPGFPEHVLPQYLDKVGVEYHILERDTYSVVKEKTPEGKTTCALCSRLRRGSLYGFAEEIGATKIALGHHREDILETLFLNMFFGGTLKAMPPKLLSDDGKNIVIRPLAYCKEADIAEFSRLMEFPIIPCNLCGSQPNLQRQVVKDMLAEWDKKHPGRLESMFKAVTNVAPSQLADRRLFDFAGLEAKQAALMEGRIQALSVD, from the coding sequence ATGCCCGCTGCTTCTTCTACCATCGGCAGTGCCTACACCATGCTACAACCTGACTATTTTGACCCCGCAGCGCCTGATACTGTTTCTGTTGACAGCCCTGCTGTTAATAGCGCACAGACACCATCCGAGCATCACGCCGCTAAACAAAAGCGTGAATTTAATAAGCTACAAAAGCGCTTACGGCGAGAGGTTGGCAACGCCATCATTGATTATCAAATGATTGGTGAAGGTGACAAAGTGATGGTGTGCCTGTCTGGCGGCAAAGATAGCTATACGATGCTGGAGATACTGCTTAACCTGCAGCGCAACGCGCCGGTTAACTTCTCTCTGGTCGCCGTCAATATGGATCAAAAACAGCCAGGCTTCCCGGAGCATGTGCTGCCCCAGTACCTAGATAAAGTGGGGGTTGAATACCACATTCTAGAGCGTGACACCTACTCGGTGGTGAAAGAGAAAACCCCAGAAGGAAAAACGACCTGCGCGCTCTGCTCACGACTAAGACGTGGCTCTCTTTATGGGTTTGCCGAGGAAATTGGGGCAACGAAAATTGCCTTAGGGCATCATCGTGAAGATATTTTAGAAACGTTATTTCTTAACATGTTCTTTGGTGGCACTTTGAAAGCAATGCCTCCCAAGCTTTTATCTGACGATGGCAAGAATATTGTCATTCGCCCCCTTGCCTACTGCAAAGAGGCTGATATTGCAGAGTTTTCTCGGCTAATGGAATTCCCCATTATCCCCTGCAACTTATGTGGCTCTCAGCCCAATCTCCAGCGTCAAGTCGTCAAAGATATGTTGGCTGAGTGGGATAAAAAACATCCAGGACGCCTAGAAAGCATGTTTAAAGCGGTGACCAATGTAGCGCCTTCCCAGCTAGCAGACCGCCGTTTATTTGACTTTGCTGGCCTTGAAGCCAAACAAGCGGCGTTGATGGAAGGGCGTATTCAGGCGCTTAGCGTGGACTAG
- a CDS encoding DNA polymerase III subunit epsilon, which produces MRLLDRHMSLLSGSLRTLMQRESDRRRWADSPYAWLFQPYMGEEMVALACQVSPGQAPVVSVAAVVLSPGRVQTSRAWVATLAEEQNSNVPALRRHHQLYATDMVLAPNAEHLGALAEFIGNRPLIGWQLGRSVEHLNLLFKAGLGFGLPNAQVDVGKLHYRQLRRLHPQCETNGRLTEALARWQMPALQWMGVLGDATASALLYLRLQREIAQQG; this is translated from the coding sequence ATGCGCTTGTTAGACCGGCATATGTCACTGCTCAGTGGCTCGCTGCGTACATTAATGCAGCGCGAAAGCGACCGCCGACGCTGGGCAGATTCCCCCTACGCATGGCTGTTTCAGCCCTACATGGGGGAAGAAATGGTGGCGCTTGCCTGCCAGGTTAGCCCAGGCCAAGCGCCGGTGGTCAGCGTCGCTGCTGTTGTCTTAAGCCCAGGGAGAGTGCAGACCAGCCGAGCCTGGGTGGCTACCCTGGCAGAAGAGCAGAACAGCAACGTCCCCGCGCTGCGGCGACATCATCAGCTGTATGCGACGGACATGGTGCTGGCGCCTAACGCTGAGCATCTTGGGGCGCTAGCTGAATTCATTGGTAATCGGCCGCTAATTGGTTGGCAGTTAGGCCGCTCGGTGGAACACCTAAATCTTTTGTTTAAAGCAGGGTTGGGATTTGGTTTGCCCAATGCCCAGGTCGATGTTGGTAAGCTACACTATCGCCAACTGCGTCGCTTACATCCGCAGTGTGAGACGAACGGCCGCCTAACCGAAGCGCTCGCTCGTTGGCAAATGCCCGCTCTTCAATGGATGGGAGTGCTGGGGGATGCAACCGCAAGCGCGCTTTTATATCTGCGTTTGCAGCGCGAGATCGCCCAGCAGGGATAG